The following are encoded together in the Tripterygium wilfordii isolate XIE 37 chromosome 3, ASM1340144v1, whole genome shotgun sequence genome:
- the LOC119987388 gene encoding ATP-dependent Clp protease proteolytic subunit 2, mitochondrial-like: protein MLMGGLISGATGRFSAARSLLRPSMAGAVRQYSLIPMVIEHSSRGERAYDIFSRLLKERIVCINGPINDDTAHVVVAQLLFLESENPSKPIHMYLNSPGGHVTAGLAIYDTMQYIRSPINTICLGQAASMASLLLAAGTKGERRALPNATVMIHQPSGGYSGQAKDMTIHTKQIVRVWDSLNALYSKHTGQTIEIIQKNMDRDYFMTPDEAKEFGIIDEVIDERPMALVTDAVSNEGKEKGTD from the exons ATGTTGATGGGGGGACTCATCTCCGGCGCCACCGGCAGATTCTCTGCTGCCCGGAGCCTGCTGAGGCCGTCAATGGCCGGTGCTGTTCGCCAATACAGCTTGATACCTATGGTGATAGAGCACTCCTCTCGAGGGGAGAGGGCGTACGATATATTCTCCAGACTTCTTAAAGAGAGGATCGTTTGCATCAATGGACCAATCAACGACGACACGGCGCACGTGGTGGTGGCTCAGCTTCTATTTCTCGAGTCTGAAAACCCTTCCAAGCCCATCCACATGTACCTCAACTCCCCCGGCGGCCATGTCACTGCTG GTCTTGCTATTTATGATACAATGCAGTACATTCGATCCCCAATCAATACCATTTGTTTGGGTCAGGCTGCGTCTATGGCTTCACTCCTTTTGGCTGCAGGTACGAAGGGTGAGCGTCGTGCCCTTCCAAATGCTACCGTAATGATTCATCAGCCTTCAGGTGGGTATAGTGGGCAGGCAAAGGATATGACAATTCACACAAAGCAAATAGTTCGAGTTTGGGATTCGCTGAATGCATTGTATTCAAAGCACACAGGGCAGACAATTGAGATTATACAGAAGAACATGGATAGAGATTATTTTATGACCCCTGATGAAGCAAAGGAATTTGGGATAATTGATGAGGTGATTGATGAAAGACCCATGGCGTTGGTTACTGATGCTGTTAGCAATGAAGGCAAAGAGAAAGGCACGGATTAA
- the LOC119995087 gene encoding ENHANCER OF AG-4 protein 2-like isoform X2 has translation MAPGRKKGANKAKGNSKLILGDLVLAKVKGHPYWPAKISRPEDWDKPLDPKKYFVQFFGTEEIAFVSPTDIQAFTSEAKSKLIARCQGKPRFFAQAVKEICAAFEELHKEKPSALRGDTDRSASGYEASSINRIEDDGIEIDIKDETRSVRHGGDVGTKLEHNSCRQGEPESEDEKLTIPCPAKDIVSPITSSGNEDNVSNDAQAAEESSSMSSWDNPSKVKDETTGDLNDVKSIQQPDNGRRTVVNGHKSKKLVGFSKRGTEGGQKRSSSKETSLKANSSVRRMKDCSPDAVKSNSDITGIKKVRDLAKARKSSEVSDEIQKNVGLKNEFSEKKKRAQYGLGKSVQGDNEVLHSNKRAKRIDGTKGSHQKTMERDSASSKPAALQESELKRSASRIKSEDHSRKGKTGSDDSGDETVLPLTKRRRRAFEAMSDSATMKSEDPVDKSSLEMKNSSGNKILLPQPPRRRRAVRIEEDDDDNPKTPVHGGLGGNFKAPPSVRETSRSADTHYESSLNAEQSAKDPTGLRLIASLSLDRLERPGTRDFLSPVKSEPENSSSEEVKTILSSPKPKPVLISPMKSPNLFPGTKPIVQQHKTIKPVVKVAGTGGQKKVSAVSSKSLGVISDPVNTSQNEVASQKNRQTSSGERPRTFPKVVSRLSEPTVVTEASNGYHSSSEILEAVHEDKISSLIDSKTADSVTSMKNLIAAAQAKRKQAHSQQFSLANSSSFSPSTDTPSRLQPFSSGTSVHAELQVSQTNFTSPSTHSHQSASRNEPDNEEVEERRVSSGYRAAGGSLSGGTEAAVARDSFEGMIETLSRTKESIGRATRHAIDCAKYGIANEVVELLIRKLESEPSLHRKVDLFFLVDSITQCSHKDKGIAGASYIPTVQAALPRLLGAAAPPGPGARENRRQCMKVLRLWLERKILPESVLRRYMDDIGVSNEETGSGFSLRRPSRAERAVDDPIREMEGMLVDEYGSNATFQLPGGFLCPRVFEDDEDDFPSNFHREAGDLSLDELPSVIGESETCAITSNDKRHCILEDVDGELEMEDVSGHSKDDGPLFASCASELGSQRMGLDRIMESASTNSSELAPLPEGSPPLPPDSPPLPPPLPPSPPPPPTIHPPPPPPSPSPSSPSPPPPPPPLPTLPSQPPPPGATSGCPPPPSGPPFAVIPQPSVPTQPALLAQPLLPPQAPLRSSPQLAYQAPIPHKFCTSGGDQIAPVSGNGTQQSSCFVPTGVCSSRELSGFNSSRSMDYGHNDMYLNAQAPQPSQQFQPSTTSFVQRPLHPSIPQVSSNHFSYPNPANLQPPQHSYPLPYPLPSHPDGHRRFVPSDEQWRMVSSEFTAENSRGMLMGGRRTPSNPGPSYVHEGPVSIKEILDVIVL, from the exons ATGGCTCCGGGGCGTAAAAAAGGAGCGAACAAGGCCAAGGGAAATAGTAAGTTAATTTTGGGCGATCTCGTTCTCGCTAAGGTCAAGGGACACCCCTACTGGCCGGCTAAg ATAAGCCGACCCGAAGACTGGGATAAACCTCTCGACCCAAAGAAATATTTTGTTCAGTTTTTTGGAACCGAAGAAAT TGCTTTTGTTAGCCCCACCGATATTCAGGCATTCACTAGCGAGGCAAAGAGTAAATTGATTGCTCGGTGTCAAGGTAAACCCAGGTTCTTTGCCCAAGCAGTGAAGGAGATCTGTGCTGCATTTGAAGAGTTGCATAAAGAGAAACCAAGCGCTTTGAGAGGCGATACTGATAGATCTGCTTCAGGTTATGAGGCTTCCTCTATTAATAGGATAGAAGATGATGGTATAGAGATCGACATAAAAGATGAAACACGTTCAGTGAGACATGGAGGAGACGTTGGAACTAAGTTGGAGCACAACTCTTGCCGACAAGGTGAACCTGAGAGTGAAGACGAAAAGCTGACTATTCCATGTCCTGCAAAGGACATTGTATCTCCAATTACATCTTCTGGAAATGAAGATAATGTATCAAATGATGCACAAGCAGCAGAGGAATCATCGTCCATGTCTAGCTGGGACAATCCTTCCAAAGTAAAGGATGAGACGACTGGTGATCTGAATGATGTTAAAAGTATTCAGCAGCCTGATAATGGGCGACGGACAGTGGTAAATGGTCACAAGTCAAAGAAGTTGGTAGGTTTTTCCAAAAGGGGAACTGAGGGTGGACAAAAACGTAGTAGCTCGAAGGAAACTTCATTAAAAGCCAATAGTTCTGTTAGGCGCATGAAGGATTGTTCCCCGGATGCTGTCAAATCAAATTCTGATATCACTGGCATTAAGAAAGTAAGAGACCTGGCGAAGGCCAGAAAAAGTTCCGAGGTATCagatgaaattcaaaaaaatgttGGTTTAAAGAATGAGTTCtcggagaagaaaaagagagcacAATATGGACTTGGAAAATCAGTGCAGGGAGATAATGAAGTTCTTCATTCAAACAAAAGGGCTAAGCGGATTGATGGGACTAAGGGTTCTCACCAGAAAACCATGGAGAGAGATTCAGCAAGTTCTAAGCCTGCTGCACTACAAGAATCAGAGTTGAAAAGATCTGCATCTCGAATTAAATCAGAAGATCATTCCCGAAAAGGTAAAACTGGATCTGATGATTCTGGTGATGAAACCGTGCTTCCACTGACAAAGCGTCGAAGACGTGCCTTTGAGGCCATGTCTGATTCTGCCACTATGAAATCCGAAGATCCAGTGGACAAAAGTTCTCTGGAGATGAAGAATTCTAGTGGCAATAAAATTCTGCTTCCTCAACCTCCTAGAAGGAGGAGAGCAGTACGCATtgaggaagatgatgatgataaccCCAAAACTCCAGTTCACGGGGGATTGGGCGGAAATTTTAAAGCACCTCCATCTGTTCGTGAAACTTCAAGAAGTGCTGACACACATTATGAGAGTTCCCTTAACGCTGAGCAGAGTGCTAAGGATCCCACGGGTCTTAGGCTCATTGCTTCTCTGTCACTGGACCGATTAGAGAGACCTGGTACTCGTGATTTTCTTAGTCCGGTAAAATCAGAACCTGAGAATTCATCGTCCGAGGAGGTCAAAACAATCTTGAGTTCTCCCAAGCCAAAACCAGTCTTGATTTCCCCTATGAAGTCTCCTAACTTGTTTCCTGGTACCAAACCAATTGTTCAGCAGCATAAAACTATTAAACCTGTGGTCAAAGTTGCTGGTACTGGTGGTCAGAAAAAGGTCTCGGCTGTGTCTAGTAAGAGTTTGGGAGTGATTTCTGATCCTGTGAACACTAGCCAAAATGAGGTAGCAAGTCAAAAAAACAGGCAAACTTCTTCTGGAGAAAGACCAAGAACCTTCCCAAAAGTGGTTTCACGGTTGAGTGAGCCTACTGTTGTAACTGAAGCCTCAAACGGGTATCATTCATCTTCTGAAAT ATTAGAAGCTGTTCATGAAGATAAAATTAGTTCATTGATCGACTCGAAGACTGCAGACTCTGTTACTTCCATGAAGAATCTTATAGCTGCAGCTCAGGCAAAAAGGAAACAAGCTCACTCGCAACAATTTTCTCTtgcaaattcttcttctttttccccttcCACTGATACCCCCTCTAGACTTCAGCCTTTTTCCTCCGGCACCAGCGTACATGCTGAATTACAGGTATCTCAAACTAATTTTACTTCACCATCAACTCATAGCCATCAGTCAGCATCACGAAATGAACCTGATAATGAAGAAGTTGAGGAGAGGAGAGTTAGTTCAGGATATAGGGCTGCTGGAGGCTCATTGAGTGGTGGTACTGAGGCAGCTGTGGCCCGTGACTCTTTCGAAGGGATGATAGAAACTTTGTCAAGGACTAAAGAAAGTATTGGAAGAGCAACTCGTCATGCCATTGATTGTGCCAAGTACGGTATTGCAAATGAG GTTGTGGAACTTCTCATCCGGAAGTTGGAGAGTGAGCCTAGTCTTCATCGTAAAGTTGACCTCTTCTTTCTTGTGGATTCAATCACCCAGTGTTCCCATAAAGATAAAG GTATTGCTGGTGCTTCTTACATCCCTACAGTTCAAGCGGCACTGCCCCGGCTTCTGGGTGCTGCTGCTCCTCCTGGACCTGGTGCTCGTGAAAATCGCCGTCAGTGTATGAAG GTTTTGCGTTTGTGGCTTGAGAGGAAAATCCTCCCTGAATCTGTATTGCGTCGCTATATGGATGATATTGGGGTTTCAAATGAAGAAACGGGTTCTGGGTTTTCCCTTCGTCGACCATCTCGAGCTGAGCGTGCTGTGGATGATCCCATTAGAGAAATGGAGGGCATGCTTGTTGATGAGTATGGCAG TAATGCTACATTTCAATTGCCTGGCGGCTTTTTATGTCCTCGTGTatttgaagatgatgaagacgaTTTTCCAAGCAATTTCCACAGGGAAGCAGGTGATTTATCACTAGATGAACTACCTTCTGTGATTGGAGAATCAGAAACTTGTGCTATTACTTCAAATGACAAGCGTCATTGCATCTTAGAGGACGTGGATGGTGAGCTAGAAATGGAGGATGTTTCTGGACACTCAAAGGATGATGGACCTTTGTTTGCAAGCTGTGCTTCCGAATTGGGTTCACAGCGTATGGGCTTAGATAGGATAATGGAGTCAGCTTCAACTAATTCCAGCGAGTTGGCCCCCTTACCAGAGGGTTCGCCACCATTACCACCGGACTCTCCTCCTCTGCCCCCACCTTTGCCTCCTTCCCCACCTCCCCCACCCACTATtcatccaccaccaccacccccatccccatccccatcatCTCCatcacccccacccccacccccaccactCCCCACTCTTCCATCACAGCCACCCCCTCCAGGAGCAACTTCAGGTTGTCCGCCACCACCATCAGGGCCTCCATTTGCGGTTATACCTCAGCCATCAGTACCAACTCAGCCTGCATTGCTGGCCCAACCATTGTTACCCCCTCAAGCACCGCTTCGGTCATCACCACAGCTGGCATATCAAGCACCTATTCCTCACAAGTTTTGTACTTCTGGA GGTGACCAAATTGCCCCAGTTTCTGGAAATGGAACACAGCAGTCATCTTGCTTTGTGCCAACGGGGGTTTGCAGTTCTCGAGAACTTTCTGGATTTAATTCTTCAAGGTCAATGGATTATGGACATAATGACATGTATTTAAATGCTCAGGCGCCTCAACCAAGTCAGCAGTTTCAACCAAGTACTACATCTTTTGTGCAAAGACCTTTGCATCCAAGCATACCGCAAGTTTCATCCAACCATTTCTCTTATCCAAATCCTGCAAATCTGCAACCTCCTCAGCATTCTTATCCCCTTCCATATCCTTTACCATCTCATCCTGATGGGCACAGACGATTTGTCCCTTCTGATGAACAGTGGAGGATGGTGTCAAGTGAATTTACTGCAGAGAATTCACGAGGGATGTTGATGGGTGGAAGGAGAACTCCATCTAATCCGGGCCCCTCTTATGTCCATGAAG GTCCGGTTTCTATCAAGGAAATTCTTGATGTTATCGTTCTGTAG
- the LOC119995087 gene encoding ENHANCER OF AG-4 protein 2-like isoform X1, producing the protein MAPGRKKGANKAKGNSKLILGDLVLAKVKGHPYWPAKISRPEDWDKPLDPKKYFVQFFGTEEIAFVSPTDIQAFTSEAKSKLIARCQGKPRFFAQAVKEICAAFEELHKEKPSALRGDTDRSASGYEASSINRIEDDGIEIDIKDETRSVRHGGDVGTKLEHNSCRQGEPESEDEKLTIPCPAKDIVSPITSSGNEDNVSNDAQAAEESSSMSSWDNPSKVKDETTGDLNDVKSIQQPDNGRRTVVNGHKSKKLVGFSKRGTEGGQKRSSSKETSLKANSSVRRMKDCSPDAVKSNSDITGIKKVRDLAKARKSSEVSDEIQKNVGLKNEFSEKKKRAQYGLGKSVQGDNEVLHSNKRAKRIDGTKGSHQKTMERDSASSKPAALQESELKRSASRIKSEDHSRKGKTGSDDSGDETVLPLTKRRRRAFEAMSDSATMKSEDPVDKSSLEMKNSSGNKILLPQPPRRRRAVRIEEDDDDNPKTPVHGGLGGNFKAPPSVRETSRSADTHYESSLNAEQSAKDPTGLRLIASLSLDRLERPGTRDFLSPVKSEPENSSSEEVKTILSSPKPKPVLISPMKSPNLFPGTKPIVQQHKTIKPVVKVAGTGGQKKVSAVSSKSLGVISDPVNTSQNEVASQKNRQTSSGERPRTFPKVVSRLSEPTVVTEASNGYHSSSEILEAVHEDKISSLIDSKTADSVTSMKNLIAAAQAKRKQAHSQQFSLANSSSFSPSTDTPSRLQPFSSGTSVHAELQVSQTNFTSPSTHSHQSASRNEPDNEEVEERRVSSGYRAAGGSLSGGTEAAVARDSFEGMIETLSRTKESIGRATRHAIDCAKYGIANEVVELLIRKLESEPSLHRKVDLFFLVDSITQCSHKDKGIAGASYIPTVQAALPRLLGAAAPPGPGARENRRQCMKVLRLWLERKILPESVLRRYMDDIGVSNEETGSGFSLRRPSRAERAVDDPIREMEGMLVDEYGSNATFQLPGGFLCPRVFEDDEDDFPSNFHREAGDLSLDELPSVIGESETCAITSNDKRHCILEDVDGELEMEDVSGHSKDDGPLFASCASELGSQRMGLDRIMESASTNSSELAPLPEGSPPLPPDSPPLPPPLPPSPPPPPTIHPPPPPPSPSPSSPSPPPPPPPLPTLPSQPPPPGATSGCPPPPSGPPFAVIPQPSVPTQPALLAQPLLPPQAPLRSSPQLAYQAPIPHKFCTSGGDQIAPVSGNGTQQSSCFVPTGVCSSRELSGFNSSRSMDYGHNDMYLNAQAPQPSQQFQPSTTSFVQRPLHPSIPQVSSNHFSYPNPANLQPPQHSYPLPYPLPSHPDGHRRFVPSDEQWRMVSSEFTAENSRGMLMGGRRTPSNPGPSYVHEGYFRPPLERPSANNLSFQHPVPNNLQAGAPSPGLGVSQILPCGPDMPALNCWRPT; encoded by the exons ATGGCTCCGGGGCGTAAAAAAGGAGCGAACAAGGCCAAGGGAAATAGTAAGTTAATTTTGGGCGATCTCGTTCTCGCTAAGGTCAAGGGACACCCCTACTGGCCGGCTAAg ATAAGCCGACCCGAAGACTGGGATAAACCTCTCGACCCAAAGAAATATTTTGTTCAGTTTTTTGGAACCGAAGAAAT TGCTTTTGTTAGCCCCACCGATATTCAGGCATTCACTAGCGAGGCAAAGAGTAAATTGATTGCTCGGTGTCAAGGTAAACCCAGGTTCTTTGCCCAAGCAGTGAAGGAGATCTGTGCTGCATTTGAAGAGTTGCATAAAGAGAAACCAAGCGCTTTGAGAGGCGATACTGATAGATCTGCTTCAGGTTATGAGGCTTCCTCTATTAATAGGATAGAAGATGATGGTATAGAGATCGACATAAAAGATGAAACACGTTCAGTGAGACATGGAGGAGACGTTGGAACTAAGTTGGAGCACAACTCTTGCCGACAAGGTGAACCTGAGAGTGAAGACGAAAAGCTGACTATTCCATGTCCTGCAAAGGACATTGTATCTCCAATTACATCTTCTGGAAATGAAGATAATGTATCAAATGATGCACAAGCAGCAGAGGAATCATCGTCCATGTCTAGCTGGGACAATCCTTCCAAAGTAAAGGATGAGACGACTGGTGATCTGAATGATGTTAAAAGTATTCAGCAGCCTGATAATGGGCGACGGACAGTGGTAAATGGTCACAAGTCAAAGAAGTTGGTAGGTTTTTCCAAAAGGGGAACTGAGGGTGGACAAAAACGTAGTAGCTCGAAGGAAACTTCATTAAAAGCCAATAGTTCTGTTAGGCGCATGAAGGATTGTTCCCCGGATGCTGTCAAATCAAATTCTGATATCACTGGCATTAAGAAAGTAAGAGACCTGGCGAAGGCCAGAAAAAGTTCCGAGGTATCagatgaaattcaaaaaaatgttGGTTTAAAGAATGAGTTCtcggagaagaaaaagagagcacAATATGGACTTGGAAAATCAGTGCAGGGAGATAATGAAGTTCTTCATTCAAACAAAAGGGCTAAGCGGATTGATGGGACTAAGGGTTCTCACCAGAAAACCATGGAGAGAGATTCAGCAAGTTCTAAGCCTGCTGCACTACAAGAATCAGAGTTGAAAAGATCTGCATCTCGAATTAAATCAGAAGATCATTCCCGAAAAGGTAAAACTGGATCTGATGATTCTGGTGATGAAACCGTGCTTCCACTGACAAAGCGTCGAAGACGTGCCTTTGAGGCCATGTCTGATTCTGCCACTATGAAATCCGAAGATCCAGTGGACAAAAGTTCTCTGGAGATGAAGAATTCTAGTGGCAATAAAATTCTGCTTCCTCAACCTCCTAGAAGGAGGAGAGCAGTACGCATtgaggaagatgatgatgataaccCCAAAACTCCAGTTCACGGGGGATTGGGCGGAAATTTTAAAGCACCTCCATCTGTTCGTGAAACTTCAAGAAGTGCTGACACACATTATGAGAGTTCCCTTAACGCTGAGCAGAGTGCTAAGGATCCCACGGGTCTTAGGCTCATTGCTTCTCTGTCACTGGACCGATTAGAGAGACCTGGTACTCGTGATTTTCTTAGTCCGGTAAAATCAGAACCTGAGAATTCATCGTCCGAGGAGGTCAAAACAATCTTGAGTTCTCCCAAGCCAAAACCAGTCTTGATTTCCCCTATGAAGTCTCCTAACTTGTTTCCTGGTACCAAACCAATTGTTCAGCAGCATAAAACTATTAAACCTGTGGTCAAAGTTGCTGGTACTGGTGGTCAGAAAAAGGTCTCGGCTGTGTCTAGTAAGAGTTTGGGAGTGATTTCTGATCCTGTGAACACTAGCCAAAATGAGGTAGCAAGTCAAAAAAACAGGCAAACTTCTTCTGGAGAAAGACCAAGAACCTTCCCAAAAGTGGTTTCACGGTTGAGTGAGCCTACTGTTGTAACTGAAGCCTCAAACGGGTATCATTCATCTTCTGAAAT ATTAGAAGCTGTTCATGAAGATAAAATTAGTTCATTGATCGACTCGAAGACTGCAGACTCTGTTACTTCCATGAAGAATCTTATAGCTGCAGCTCAGGCAAAAAGGAAACAAGCTCACTCGCAACAATTTTCTCTtgcaaattcttcttctttttccccttcCACTGATACCCCCTCTAGACTTCAGCCTTTTTCCTCCGGCACCAGCGTACATGCTGAATTACAGGTATCTCAAACTAATTTTACTTCACCATCAACTCATAGCCATCAGTCAGCATCACGAAATGAACCTGATAATGAAGAAGTTGAGGAGAGGAGAGTTAGTTCAGGATATAGGGCTGCTGGAGGCTCATTGAGTGGTGGTACTGAGGCAGCTGTGGCCCGTGACTCTTTCGAAGGGATGATAGAAACTTTGTCAAGGACTAAAGAAAGTATTGGAAGAGCAACTCGTCATGCCATTGATTGTGCCAAGTACGGTATTGCAAATGAG GTTGTGGAACTTCTCATCCGGAAGTTGGAGAGTGAGCCTAGTCTTCATCGTAAAGTTGACCTCTTCTTTCTTGTGGATTCAATCACCCAGTGTTCCCATAAAGATAAAG GTATTGCTGGTGCTTCTTACATCCCTACAGTTCAAGCGGCACTGCCCCGGCTTCTGGGTGCTGCTGCTCCTCCTGGACCTGGTGCTCGTGAAAATCGCCGTCAGTGTATGAAG GTTTTGCGTTTGTGGCTTGAGAGGAAAATCCTCCCTGAATCTGTATTGCGTCGCTATATGGATGATATTGGGGTTTCAAATGAAGAAACGGGTTCTGGGTTTTCCCTTCGTCGACCATCTCGAGCTGAGCGTGCTGTGGATGATCCCATTAGAGAAATGGAGGGCATGCTTGTTGATGAGTATGGCAG TAATGCTACATTTCAATTGCCTGGCGGCTTTTTATGTCCTCGTGTatttgaagatgatgaagacgaTTTTCCAAGCAATTTCCACAGGGAAGCAGGTGATTTATCACTAGATGAACTACCTTCTGTGATTGGAGAATCAGAAACTTGTGCTATTACTTCAAATGACAAGCGTCATTGCATCTTAGAGGACGTGGATGGTGAGCTAGAAATGGAGGATGTTTCTGGACACTCAAAGGATGATGGACCTTTGTTTGCAAGCTGTGCTTCCGAATTGGGTTCACAGCGTATGGGCTTAGATAGGATAATGGAGTCAGCTTCAACTAATTCCAGCGAGTTGGCCCCCTTACCAGAGGGTTCGCCACCATTACCACCGGACTCTCCTCCTCTGCCCCCACCTTTGCCTCCTTCCCCACCTCCCCCACCCACTATtcatccaccaccaccacccccatccccatccccatcatCTCCatcacccccacccccacccccaccactCCCCACTCTTCCATCACAGCCACCCCCTCCAGGAGCAACTTCAGGTTGTCCGCCACCACCATCAGGGCCTCCATTTGCGGTTATACCTCAGCCATCAGTACCAACTCAGCCTGCATTGCTGGCCCAACCATTGTTACCCCCTCAAGCACCGCTTCGGTCATCACCACAGCTGGCATATCAAGCACCTATTCCTCACAAGTTTTGTACTTCTGGA GGTGACCAAATTGCCCCAGTTTCTGGAAATGGAACACAGCAGTCATCTTGCTTTGTGCCAACGGGGGTTTGCAGTTCTCGAGAACTTTCTGGATTTAATTCTTCAAGGTCAATGGATTATGGACATAATGACATGTATTTAAATGCTCAGGCGCCTCAACCAAGTCAGCAGTTTCAACCAAGTACTACATCTTTTGTGCAAAGACCTTTGCATCCAAGCATACCGCAAGTTTCATCCAACCATTTCTCTTATCCAAATCCTGCAAATCTGCAACCTCCTCAGCATTCTTATCCCCTTCCATATCCTTTACCATCTCATCCTGATGGGCACAGACGATTTGTCCCTTCTGATGAACAGTGGAGGATGGTGTCAAGTGAATTTACTGCAGAGAATTCACGAGGGATGTTGATGGGTGGAAGGAGAACTCCATCTAATCCGGGCCCCTCTTATGTCCATGAAG GTTACTTTCGACCACCCCTGGAAAGGCCATCTGCAAATAACTTGAGCTTTCAGCATCCTGTTCCTAACAACTTACAAGCTGGTGCTCCAAGCCCAG GGCTTGGTGTTTCGCAAATTTTGCCATGTGGACCGGACATGCCTGCCCTTAACTGTTGGCGACCAACCTAA
- the LOC119995088 gene encoding uncharacterized protein LOC119995088 codes for MQMGREREARYERNRGYVDHRLVGYQEHSPPNASSFSPGAGAGFIEHRVSKYDTPVGIAIKYGVEVSDIKRINGLVTDHQMFALESLKIPLPGRHPPSPCLSNAASTPGQSNDKTRDYHLHCKPIDSFQFLNSKSPQRKVSPAMSTLQGYYGLKPADQEITFEGCEMETYSKRDPILQEDGLYRTPFPASNKPLSRHRKSRSLVNDLLDQNGGFAENVSVTEDGENDNEKSNEKLVRRRQKSVADFSRTQEVLLKDENGNVGGFSMIKGKGLAQRQKTSSRTALTSDAELGGLNPIPFVNAESHLANGFSRVRKSSSTPSLQDEENSCSSSIWPTSKWSLKSDCQARSIAPAPRPNSTSWKKTAVD; via the exons ATGCAGATGGGGCGGGAGAGAGAGGCGCGCTATGAGAGAAACCGCGGTTACGTAGATCATCGACTTGTCGGATATCAAGAGCATAGTCCTCCCAATGCTTCTTCGTTTTCACCTGGTGCCGGTGCTGGTTTTATCGAACACCGTGTCTCCAAATACGACACGCCCGTCGGCATCGCAATCAAGTATGGTGTTGAG GTGTCTGACATAAAAAGGATTAATGGCCTGGTTACGGATCATCAGATGTTTGCACTCGAGTCACTTAAAATTCCACTACCAGGAAGGCATCCGCCTTCTCCTTGCTTGTCAAATGCCGCTTCTACTCCAGG ACAGAGTAATGACAAGACCCGGGATTACCATTTGCACTGTAAGCCAATCGATTCATTCCAGTTCTTGAATTCAAAATCTCCCCAGCGAAAAGTATCCCCTGCAATGAGCACTTTACAAGGATATTATGGGCTTAAACCAGCAGATCAGGAAATTACATTTGAAGGTTGTGAAATGGAAACATACAGTAAAAGAGATCCTATTCTTCAAGAAGATGGTCTGTACCGTACGCCCTTCCCCGCTTCTAACAAGCCTTTGAGCCGACATCGCAAGTCGAGGAGCTTAGTCAATGACCTTCTAGATCAGAATGGTGGATTTGCAGAAAATGTGTCTGTAACTGAAGATGGAGAAAATGacaatgaaaaatcaaatgagAAATTGGTTAGAAGGCGTCAGAAATCTGTAGCCGATTTTTCTCGCACGCAAGAAGTGCTACTGAAGGATGAAAATGGCAACGTGGGTGGGTTTTCAATGATCAAAGGAAAAGGTTTAGCCCAGAGACAGAAAACATCCAGCCGAACCGCTCTAACATCTGATGCTGAATTAGGTGGACTGAACCCAATCCCCTTTGTCAATGCTGAGTCTCATTTGGCCAATGGATTTTCTAGAGTCAGGAAATCCTCAAGCACACCGAGCTTGCAGGATGAGGAGAATAGCTGTTCATCATCTATCTGGCCAACGTCCAAGTGGAGCTTGAAATCAGATTGTCAAGCCCGTTCCATTGCACCTGCTCCAAGACCAAATTCAACAAGTTGGAAAAAAACTGCAGTTGACTAG